The stretch of DNA TTACGATAAATAGTAAGCAGATTCTAAGGCCATAGAAGACAGCTTATTTAATTCAAACCGTTCCGAACAAAACTCAACCGATTCACAGTTCTTCAGAACTCGGTCGCCGTTAAACCGGGCTGACTCGGTCCCCTTCTCTGTCCTTCCCAAGCTTATCGCCTTCCCATCCGCCATGACTATCCCAACCCCACTCTTCAGCTCTTCAACCAAACCCCACAAAGCCTCCGTCGAAGGCTTGTTTACGGTAAACACCAGACCCAACCTCTCCTTGCAATTTTCCAGCCGCTTCAAAGCCTTCATCAACTCAACCGATTCACCGAAACTCAGGCAATTCACTCGCACTCTGAATTCACTGAGTCTCGACACCACCTCATTGACCGCCGACAGATAATCGCCGCACGCGAAACCCATGACATCGTGCAGCAACTTGTTGCCTTCGACGAGGAGGGAATCGGGCATGTCGCAGAGTTCTTCGATCAATGAAACCAGGGAACCGGCGTCTCTGATTAAATCCACGTTCATGAACGACGCGAGCCTCTCTTCCTGTTTGTCTTTCTCGGCGGTGGATGAAGATGAGCAGAGG from Diospyros lotus cultivar Yz01 chromosome 6, ASM1463336v1, whole genome shotgun sequence encodes:
- the LOC127803226 gene encoding putative clathrin assembly protein At4g40080 encodes the protein MGRAIKLRDLIGVVKDKASLSRAALLSTPNTLSLQLAVLRATTHSASTAPAYKQLDSLLSLGDASRTTASALVQSLMDRLHRTGDSSVALKCLFTIHYIIKHGPFILQDQLSIFPAAGGRNYLNLSAFRDGANPTTWALSAWVRWYARYLENLLSTSRILGIFLCSSSSTAEKDKQEERLASFMNVDLIRDAGSLVSLIEELCDMPDSLLVEGNKLLHDVMGFACGDYLSAVNEVVSRLSEFRVRVNCLSFGESVELMKALKRLENCKERLGLVFTVNKPSTEALWGLVEELKSGVGIVMADGKAISLGRTEKGTESARFNGDRVLKNCESVEFCSERFELNKLSSMALESAYYLS